In one window of Miscanthus floridulus cultivar M001 chromosome 12, ASM1932011v1, whole genome shotgun sequence DNA:
- the LOC136497007 gene encoding serine/threonine-protein kinase GRIK1-like: protein MADLMDIGCCSCFSFLRKPSVPIRQHQDADGMLSEDLLKRQSANDPDGSFYTGDDPDISFYNGDDLDRSFYNGDDPDRSFYDRDDTDYLEGSDDGPPRKSSEDIIQSRTQNGFACREIPVKETKKVFRSEDENGNKMVNQYVHLGKIGSGSYGKVVLYRNIKDGKLYAVKVLNKPYMMKVRVVRTETAMTDVLREVMILYPIMKMLNHPNIVNLVEVIDDPNIDKFYMVLEYVEGKMVCDNGLEEATARNYLRDIISGLMYLHSHNIIHGDIKPDNLLVTSAGNVKIGDFSVSQVFEDDDDMLWRSPGTPVFTAPECCQGSAYHGRASDTWAVGVTLYCMVSGHYPFLGDTLQETYDKIANDPVQIPGDMNPQLADLLLRLLCKDPGDRIRLQAAAEHPWVAGNEGPVPEFICRCGFGRRKRNDVREEVQ, encoded by the exons ATGGCGGACCTTATGGACATCGGTTGCTGCAGTTGCTTTAGCTTTTTAAGGAAGCCCAGTGTACCTATACGTCAACATCAGGATGCTGATGGCATGTTATCTGAAGATTTACTGAAGCGTCAATCAGCTAATGATCCTGATGGAAGTTTCTACACTGGAGATGATCCTGATATAAGCTTTTATAATGGGGATGATCTTGATAGAAGCTTCTATAATGGAGATGATCCTGATAGAAGCTTCTACGATAGAGATGATACTGACTATCTTGAGGGAAGTGATGATGGACCCCCGAGGAAGAGTTCTGAAGATATTATACAGTCAAGAACTCAAAATGGCTTTGCATGTAGAGAGATCCCAGTTAAAGAGACTAAAAAAGTATTTCGCTCAGAG GATGAAAATGGTAATAAGATGGTCAATCAATATGTCCACTTGGGAAAGATTGGTTCTGGAAGCTACGGCAAAGTG GTTCTGTACAGAAACATTAAAGATGGGAAGCTGTATGCAGTGAAG GTTCTGAATAAGCCTTACATGATGAAAGTACGTGTTGTACGCACAGAAACCGCCATGACAGATGTTCTTCGGGAGGTGATGATTTT GTATCCGATAATGAAAATGCTGAATCACCCCAACATTGTAAATCTCGTTGAAGTGATTGATGACCCAAACATAGATAAATTCTACATGG TTCTTGAGTATGTTGAAGGAAAAATGGTTTGTGATAATGGTTTAGAAGAAGCTACTGCAAGAAATTATTTGCGAGACATAATATCTGGTCTTATGTATCTTCACTCTCAT AACATTATTCATGGTGATATCAAACCAGACAATCTCTTGGTTACCAGTGCCGGCAATGTGAAGATAGGGGATTTCAGTGTTAGCCAGGTTTTTGAG GATGATGATGATATGCTTTGGAGATCTCCTGGCACTCCTGTTTTCACTGCCCCGGAGTGCTGTCAAG GTTCAGCCTACCATGGTCGGGCATCTGATACATGGGCAGTTGGTGTAACTTTATATTGTATGGTTTCTGGGCATTATCCATTTCTTGGGGATACATTGCAGGAAACTTATGATAAG ATTGCCAATGATCCTGTGCAAATACCTGGAGACATGAACCCCCAACTTGCTGATTTGCTCCTAAGGCTTCTTTGCAAAG ATCCAGGAGATCGCATCAGGCTGCAGGCTGCGGCTGAGCATCCTTGGGTTGCTGGGAATGAAGGGCCAGTCCCTGAATTCATCTGTAGATGTGGGTTTGGCCGCAGGAAGAGGAATGATGTCCGGGAAGAAGTACAATAA